In one Cryptococcus deuterogattii R265 chromosome 11, complete sequence genomic region, the following are encoded:
- a CDS encoding histidyl-tRNA synthetase encodes MLRPPILRTIRRVTVTISPPQLSSLATVAKMSTSTATIQDQIAALQNRIKELKVSKQDASKEVEEMKVLKDQLKASQKDGGPSTSNLLSLKTPKGTLDHKPEAALLRKKIFSTLEGIFLKHDASTIDTPVFELKEILAGKYGEDSKLIYDLADQGGELCSLRYDLTVPFARYVAMNGISSIRRYHIGKVYRRDQPVMTKGRMREFYQCDFDIAGPCDPMVYDSEVLRVLCEALTSLDIGEYTVKINHRKILDGIFQLAGVPAEKTRPISSAVDKLDKLPWADVKKEMTVEKGLDEAVADKIGEYVGLKGPGPEVLQKLQSDEALMGIPLAKQGLADMEILFRYLKVYNVLDKMSFDMSLARGLDYYTGIIYEAIHESSAPPSLKTIPSVPAPSSINTDAPSSKPKSSKSAATTNEDGVDESTVGVGSIAAGGRYDNLVGMFAEATGRKAEQVPCVGVSVGVERVYSIMEMRRRKGEEKVRGKETEVFVLGLGGVELEKRMEFATMLWDAGIKTSFSPKVNPKAPAQWKQADDDAIPYVAILAPKELAAGTVRIKEQVGKDAAGDAKGEEVKIEEVVAYLKQKLGRA; translated from the exons ATGCTCCGTCCTCCTATACTCAGGACAATAAGAAGAGTAACAGTAACTATTTCCCCTCCCCAACTTTCCAGCTTAGCAACTGTCGCAAAAATgtccacctccaccgctACAATCCAGGACCAAATTGCTGCTCTTCAAAACCGCATCAAGGAGCTCAAAGTCTCCAAGCAGGATGCTTCCaaagaggttgaggaaaTGAAAGTTCTCAAGGATCAGCTCAAGGCTTCTCAGAAGGATGGAGGCCCTAGCACATCCAACCTTCTCAGTTTGAAGACTCCCAAAGGTACTCTTGACCACAAGCCCGAGGCCGCCCTTTTGCGAAAAAagatcttctccacccttGAAGGCATCTTCCTTAAGCACGATGCTAGCACAATTGATACCCCTGTATTCGAGCTCAAAGAGATCCTGGCTGGAAAATATGGTGAGGACTCCAAGTTGATTTATGATCTTGCCGACCAGGGTGGTGAGCTCTGCTCTTTGCGATATGATTTGACT GTTCCCTTTGCCCGATACGTTGCTATGAACGGTatttcttccattcgtAGATACCACATCGGAAAAGTCTACCGAAGAGATCAGCCTGTCATGACTAAAGGTCGTATGAGAGAGTTCTACCAATGT GATTTTGACATTGCTGGTCCTTGTGACCCTATGGTCTACGATTCCGAAGTTCTCCGAGTCTTATGTGAAGCTCTTACTTCTCTTGACATTGGCGAGTACACTGTCAAGATCAACCACCGAAAAATCCTGGATGGTATCTTTCAACTCGCCGGTGTCCCCGCAGAAAAGACCCGACCTATTTCTTCTGCTGTCGACAAGCTCGACAAG CTTCCTTGGGCggatgtgaagaaggagatgactGTGGAGAAGGGCCTTGACGAGGCTGTTGCTGACAAGATCGGAGAATACGTCGGTTTGAAGG GTCCCGGTCCTGAAGTACTTCAGAAGCTTCAGTCCGATGAAGCTTTGATGGGTATACCTCTCGCGAAGCAAGGTCTCGCCGACATGGAAATCCTCTTCAGGTATTTGAAGGTCTACAACGTCCTGGACAAG ATGAGCTTTGACATGTCCCTTGCGCGAGGTCTCGACTACTACACCGGTATCATCTACGAGGCCATTCACGAATCTTCCGCTCCCCCATCTCTCAAAACTATCCCTTCCGTCCCCGCCCCCTCATCTATCAACACCGACGctccctcctccaaacccaAATCTTCCAAGTCCGCCGCTACCACCAACGAAGACGGTGTCGATGAGTCTACCGTCGGCGTTGGTTCTATCGCTGCTGGTGGTCGATATGATAACCTTGTCGGCATGTTCGCTGAGGCCACAGGTAGGAAGGCTGAGCAAGTGCCTTGCGTTGGCGTCTCTGTCGGTGTGGAGAGAGTATACTCTATTAtggaaatgaggaggagaaagggtgaggagaaggtgagagGTAAGGAGACCGAGGTTTTCGTCCTTGGTTTGGGGGGTGTGGAATtagagaagaggatggagttTGCGACCATGCTTTGGGACGCAGGTATTAAG acctctttctctcccaagGTCAACCCTAAAGCACCTGCTCAATGGAAGCAAGCCGACGACGACGCTATTCCCTACGTCGCCATCCTTGCGCCCAAGGAGCTTGCCGCCGGTACCGTCCGTATCAAGGAGCAAGTTGGCAAAGACGCCGCGGGCGATGCCAAGGGTGAGGAAGTAAAGATTGAGGAAGTTGTGGCGTACTTGAAGCAGAAGTTAGGCAGAGCTTAG
- a CDS encoding AP-3 complex subunit beta has translation MAALNRLSQRIMENFQETTRDLSLIAGSGSSTTYFDTSDERLKEISKLLESRSERERLEGMKRIIAGMSKGRDMEPFFAQVVKNVVSQSIEIRKLVYIYLLRFASTNSDLVLLSINTFQKDLSDPSPLIRSMSLRVLTSIRVPVIQGIVMLGLKKLVNDRNPWVRKTVAGGLAKVYEMDSSSLPSLISLLQTLLSSPSPLTLGASLTAFQEMCPERLDLLHPYFRHICRLIVDADEWGQAVALEVLVRYARAMLEKPIGVGAVRPQPKTKQQNHGDQSEDEFEGIDQDLAMLLYCIKPLFHSRNPAVTLATAKAYWHLAPIDHAIVGQHLLVQPLLRLAGSSSSEENKGKEIVALTWEIVADMVDERPWLFTPYQSSFILHSQDSSLVQKAKLRALGSMVTPENATVSMREFKHYIRLPDVTVAEEAVRAIGSCIKTHSDLASSGLSALMKLLKSDRETLVAQAVLVLKSIILSHSQALGSSMSSPQLLVARLAKGLDTIVSPKARASVYWLVGQFSAIDPSEESDKKGLGWEGVALWAPDVLRKAIKGFTNESVSAKLQILTLATKILVITQLNPKLELLAQYLFMLARYDADYDVRDRARFLNALLRGVREEKPVNGSSANSPLVDEKHEQDTGGVVLRREQVKFAVLSTSQPKDVEVVKDGNGGEFEIASTSRIAGKKLKGYEDLPDWTDDPTDSSLRDSDLDKPQATTPAPTGISSQTPRRPHAPLHISSASSVPKRAFQNTSSVASASPASSSPAGSARHTVINKSKLQDLDAFLNSETESETERETETESESEEDNEDARLRDVSDAVGNAAVEYEYDEETDESEDETDSETSEGEEQRLYRG, from the exons ATGGCGGCCCTTAACCGTCTCTCCCAGAGGATAATGGAGAACTTCCAAGAAACAACACGCgatctctccctcatcgCGGGTTCCGGCTCGTCCACCACCTACTTCGATACATCCGACGAGAGACTGAAAGAAATATCCAAGCTGCTAGAGAGCAGaagcgaaagagaaaggctGGAAGGTATGAAGAGAATCATCGCAGGGATGTCCAAGGGAAGGGATATGGAGCCATTCTTCGCTCAGGTCGTGAAGAATGTTGTTTCCCAAAGCATCGAGATTCGCAAATTAGTCTACATCTACTTGCTCAGGTT TGCTTCTACAAACTCTGATCTTGTGCTCCTTTCGATCAACACCTTTCAGAAGGACTTGTCCGATCCCTCTCCGCTTATTAGGTCGATGTCCCTACGAGTATTAACGTCTATCAGAGTACCCGTCATTCAAG GTATCGTCATGCTGGGGCTAAAGAAGCTTGTGAATGATCGGAATCCTTGGGTGCGCAAGACGGTCGCAGGTGGACTTGCCAAAGTCTACGA AATGGATagctcctctcttccctcactCATTTCGCTTCTACAAACTCTCCTATCCTCCCCATCACCTCTCACTCTCGGAGCCTCACTCACCGCTTTCCAAGAAATGTGTCCCGAGCGcctcgaccttcttcatccctaCTTCCGCCACATTTGTCGACTCATCGTTGACGCAGACGAATGGGGACAAGCGGTGGCCTTGGAAGTTCTTGTTAGGTATGCAAGGGCAATGTTGGAGAAGCCGATCGGTGTGGGGGCAGTACGGCCTCAACCCAAAACGAAACAGCAGAATCACGGGGACCAGAGCGAAGACGAATTTGAAGGTATCGACCAAGACTTGGCTATGCTCCTCTACTGCATTAAACCCCTTTTTCACTCTCGAAACCCAGCTGTAACCCTTGCAACCGCGAAAGCATACTGGCATCTCGCCCCCATCGACCATGCCATTGTCGGACAGCATTTACTTGTACAGCCATTGCTCAGGTTGGCAGGTAGCTCGAGTAGTGAGGAGAATAAAGGCAAGGAAATTGTGGCCTTAACGTGGGAAATTGTGGCTGACATGGTAGACGAAAGGCCG TGGCTTTTCACCCCTTATcaatcatcattcatccttcattctcaagaTTCCTCCCTTGTGCAGAAAGCTAAACTCAGGGCTCTGGGCTCGATGGTCACTCCAGAAAACGCCACTGTATCTATGCGGGAGTTCAAG CATTATATACGATTGCCAGACGTGACGGTGGCGGAGGAAGCAGTGAGAGCGATCGGCAGCTGTATCAAGACCCATTCGGATTTGGCGTCTTCAGGCTTAAGTGCCCTCATGAAATTGCTCAAAAGTGATAGGG AAACCCTTGTAGCTCAGGCCGTGCTCGTATTGAAGTCTATAATTCTTTCGCACTCCCAAGCACTTGGATCTTCCATGTCATCCCCTCAACTTCTTGTCGCTCGTCTGGCTAAAGGCCTCGATACCATTGTTAGCCCCAAAGCTCGAGCTAGCGTCTATTGGCTTGTCGGCCAATTTTCCGCAATCGACCCTTCAGAAGAATCAGATAAGAAGGGTCTGGGATGGGAAGGTGTAGCTCTCTGGGCACCTGATGTGCTCAGAAAAGCCATCAAAGGTTTCACCAACGAATCCGTTTCCGCGAAGCTCCAAATCCTCACGTTGGCCACCAAAATTTTGGTTATCACACAGTTAAACCCCAAGCTGGAGTTGTTGGCCCAGTATCTCTTTATGTTAGCTCGCTATGATGCCGATTATGATGTGCGTGATCGTGCTCGATTCCTAAACGCTCTTTTGCGTGGGGTCCGAGAGGAGAAGCCTGTTAATGGCAGTAGTGCCAACAGTCCGCTCGTCGACGAGAAACATGAACAAGATACAGGTGGAGTCGTGCTCAGGCGTGAGCAAGTCAAATTTGCGGTTTTGAGTACAAGTCAGCCGAAAGATGTAGAAGTGGTGAAAGACGGTAACGGTGGGGAGTTTGAGATAGCTTCCACGTCAAGGATCGCGGGCAAAAAGCTGAAGGGGTACGAGGATCTGCCAGACTGGACGGATGATCCTACAGATTCGTCACTGCGAGATTCAGAT CTCGATAAACCCCAAGCAACGACGCCTGCACCCACGGGCATCTCTTCACAAACTCCCAGACGCCCTCACGCGCCTTTGCATATATCTTCAGCATCATCTGTACCTAAACGTGCTTTCCAAAACACTTCTTCTGTAGCATCTGCGTCCCCCGCCAGCAGCTCACCAGCAGGATCGGCGCGTCATACAGTCATCAACAAGTCCAAGCTCCAGGATTTAGATGCCTTTTTGAATAGCGAGACCGAATCGGAGACGGAAAGAGAGACAGAGACGGAAAGCGAGAGCGAGGAGGACAATGAAGATGCTAGGTTGCGAGATGTGTCTGATGCAGTAGGCAATGCGGCGGTGGAGTACGAatatgatgaagagacaGACGAAAGCGAAGACGAGACGGACAGCGAGACAagtgaaggtgaagagcaGAGACTATATAGGGGATAA
- a CDS encoding taurine catabolism dioxygenase TauD gives MANASNHFKYKPIPIPPSADPAKFKDFGRQVEGFEPDNVTSEQMEEIMDMLYRHSILLFKNLKLSPKQQFEMTHSFDPQANAYGHGNNKTGNTKSSILHPDLKTIPHQPQVQLIGNGKVPMVYEGLDHPQLKHPHHKTFHKSVVSEEDDANGITRFYRWHIDAALYGLSPPKVTTLYAIKVPKGSYQTCRYDDGTGDELKVPLGGTAFVSGKNMFDVLPDELKSLAVRTKVEYAPHPYVWMSKAHALPTGLGLESEGLELPLEELPEWEESKVKIFPMCWKNPVTGALHVQVHPCGAYKLHISPSEGAALYPEGGVIDDLKTVREILYKIQRPGIAPGLVYSQDWEEGDLVIFHNRGLLHSVMGAFKPDQLRMFHQCNLAASSDPIGPDEKDVKTYA, from the exons ATGGCAAACGCTTCTAATCATTTCAAATACAaacccattcccattcctccttctgccgACCCCGCCAAGTTTAAGGATTTTGGCAGGCAGGTTGAAGGGTTCGAGCCGGATAATGTCACTTCTGAGCAGATGGAGGAAATCATGGACATGCTTTATAGG CACTCCATTCTCTTATTCAAGAACCTCAAGCTCTCTCCCAAGCAGCAATTCGAGATGACGCACTCTTTCGATCCCCAAGCCAACGCCTACGGTCATGGTAACAACAAGACTGGCAATACCAAGTCATCTATCTTGCACCCCGACTTGAAGACTATTCCTCATCAGCCCCAGGTACAGTTGATTGGCAACGGCAAAGTCCCCATGGTTTACGAAGGTCTCGATCAC CCTCAACTCAAACATCCCCATCACAAGACCTTCCATAAGAGTGTAGTCTCTGAAGAGGACGACGCGAACGGTATAACTCGATTCTATCGATG GCACATTGATGCAGCTCTTTACGGCCTCTCTCCCCCCAAAGTCACCACTCTTTATGCCATCAAAGTGCCAAAAGGTTCTTATCAGACCTGCCGATATGATGACGGGACCGGTGACGAGCTGAAGGTGCCTCTTGGTGGTACTGCTT TCGTGAGCGGGAAGAACATGTTTGACGTGCTACCCGACGAATTGAAGTCTCTTGCCGTCCGAACCAAGGTTGAGTACGCTCCTCATCCTTATGTCTGGATGTCCAAGGCCCACGCGCTTCCTACTGGTCTTGGACTTGAGTCGGAGGGTCTCGAACTGCCTTTAGAGGAGCTGCCagagtgggaggagagCAAAGTCAAGATCTTCCCTATG TGCTGGAAGAACCCTGTCACTGGTGCTTTGCACGTGCAAGTTCATCCTTGTGGTGCCTACAAGCTTCACATATCTCCTTCCGAAGGTGCTGCTCTCTACCCCGAAGGTGGTGTCATTGACGATCTCAAGACTGTCCGTGAAATCTTGTATAAAATCCAGCGACCGGGCATCGCTCCTGGATTGGTCTACTCTCaagattgggaagaaggtgattTGGTTATCTTCCACAACAGGGGGTTGCTTCACTCTGTTATGGGCGCTTTCAAGCCGGATCAGTTGAGAATGTTCCACCAATGTAACCTGGCAGCGTCGTCCGACCCGATTGGGCCGGATGAGAAGGACGTTAAAACTTATGCTTAG
- a CDS encoding myo-inositol-1-phosphate synthase, translating into MSPTALDARGHHDSFSLPAQDQSQVHPSARRAPEGGLIKVESDSTVYEADGIKAKFTDRGASVIKGPDGKLSVKKTEKNFEFFTKTKVGRVGLMLVGLGGNNGTTVLATNIANKHNISWHTKNGIQQPNYIGSVVRASTVRLGTDPETGKDVFVPISDMLPMVHPNDFVIGGWDISSLSMDKAMLRAKVLEWDLQRQLIPLMEDIKPLPSIYYPDFIAANQADRADNLIPGDDKKAHLEHIRADIRRFKADNHLDSVVVLWTANTERYADIIPGVNDTADNLLKAVETSHEEVSPSTIFAIASILEGVPFINGSPQNTFVPGCIELAEKYKAFIGGDDFKSGQTKVKSVLAEFLVNAGIKPLSISSYNHLGNNDGKNLSSQRQFRSKEISKSSVVDDMVAANPILYKTAEELSKATGEIVKKGEHPDHIVVIKHVPAVGDSKRAIDEYYSELLMGGRNVMNIFNECEDSLLATPLIFDLAILAELLTRVTYRENTTGEWQPLYSVLSLLSYMLKAPLVKPGEDVVNSLNRQRNALEQFLKACLGLEHSNDLLLNTRVW; encoded by the exons ATGTCTCCTACCGCTTTGGACGCACGTGGTCATCACGactctttctctttgccTGCTCAAGACCAAAGCCAGGTTCACCCCAGCGCCCGCAGGGCCCCTGAAGGTGGTCTTATCAAGGTCGAGAGTGACTCTACCGTCTATGAAGCCGATGGTATCAAAGCCAAATTTACCGACAGAGGAGCCTCAGTCATCA AGGGGCCCGACGGCAAGCTCTCTGTCAAGAAGACGGAAAAGAACTTTGAGTTCTTTACCAAGACTAAGGTTGGCCGCGTCGG TCTTATGCTCGTCGGTCTCGGAGGTAACAATGGTACAACCGTCTTGGCGACTAACATTGCCAACAAGCACAACATTTCTTGGCACACCAAGAATGGTATTCAGCAGCCCAATTACATTGGCTCTGTCGTCCGGGCTTCTACCGTCCGCCTTGGTACCGATCCCGAAACCGGCAAGGATGTCTTTGTGCCCATTTCTGACATGCTTCCCATGGTTCACCCCAACGACTTTGTCATTGGTGGCTGGGACATCTCCTCACTCTCCATGGACAAGGCTATGCTCCGTGCCAAGGTTCTCGAGTGGGATTTGCAGAGACAGTTGATCCCTTTGATGGAGGACATCAAGCCCCTTCCCAGTATTTACT ACCCCGACTTTATTGCCGCCAACCAGGCAGACAGGGCCGACAATCTCATCCCAGGCGACGACAAGAAAGCTCATCTCGAGCACATTCGTGCTGATATCCGTCGCTTCAAGGCTGATAACCATCTTGACAGTGTCGTTGTTCTCTGGACTGCCAACACTGAGCGCTACGCCGACATCATTCCAGGGGTCAACGATACTGCTGACAACCTTCTCAAGGCTGTTGAAACCTCTCACGAGGAAGTTTCTCCCTCTACCATCTTTGCCATCGCCTCCATTCTGGAAGGAGTGCCTTTCATCAACGGCTCTCCCCAGAACACCTTCGTCCCTGGTTGTATTGAGCTTGCTGAGAAGTACAAAGCTTTCATTGGCGGTGATGACTTCAAGTCCGGCCAGACCAAGGTCAAGTCAGTTCTTGCCGAATTCCTCGTCAATGCTGGTATCAAGCCCTTGTCGATCTCTTCTTACAATCACCTGGGCAATAATGATGGTAAGAATTTGAGCTCTCAGAGGCAATTCAGATCGAAGGAGATCTCCAAGTCAAGCGTC GTCGATGATATGGTCGCTGCCAACCCCATCCTCTACAAGACTGCCGAAGAACTCAGCAAGGCCACTGGAGAGATCGTCAAAAAGGGCGAGCATCCTGACCACATCGTCGTTATCAAGCACGTCCCTGCTGTTGGTGACTCCA AGCGCGCTATCGACGAGTATTATTCCGAGCTTCTCATGGGTGGCCGCAACGTTATGAACATTTTCAACGAGTGTGAAGACTCCCTTCTCGCCACACCACTTATCTTTGACCTTGCGATCCTGGCCGAACTCCTCACTCGTGTGACTTATCGTGAGAACACTACCGGCGAGTGGCAGCCCTTGTACAGCGTTCTCTCGCTCTTGTCTTACATGCTCAAGGCGCCACTCGTCAAACCCGGTGAGGACGTCGTCAACTCTCTCAACAGACAGAGGAACGCTTTGGAGCAGTTCCTCAAGGCTTGTCTCGGTTTGGAGCACTCGAACGACTTGTTGTTGAACACCAGGGTCTGGTAA
- a CDS encoding S-adenosylmethionine-dependent methyltransferase — MRGIALTRTVKDPRFTATQLCRLYSFTPTSDPHIQTLLLNTELTLDDATNELRWIIAEVRNEAKKMLTRGKLPPIEEERVEELVKRRSAGEPLQYILGSADFGPLNIRCQKPVLIPRPETVHVFTRLSSTILSSVPSLTSASRPSEPLPILDLCTGTACIPLLLAHLNPLSTAVGIDNSPAAVSLGGANAKTLGMEERVKVRYGNVFAEPARLLGREGKVGLVVSNPPYIPLKEWEQLPKSVKDWESPAALLGDGKKDGEGLAFYERIAAMLPDLLLDEREMDKKGWKGIPRVAVEVGLSQARKVEEIFKSEQIKKTEIWQDQFGLDRMVVGWS; from the exons ATGCGCGGAATCGCATTAACTAGGACCGTCAAGGATCCGCGGTTCACCGCCACTCAGCTTTGCAGGCTGTATTCCTTCACGCCCACCTCAGACCCTCATATCCaaaccctccttctcaacacTGAGCTCACTCTGGATGATGCAACCAACGAGTTGCGCTGGATCATTGCAGAGGTACGGAACGAAGCAAAGAAAATGTTGACAAGGGGCAAACTCCCACccattgaggaagagcgagTAGAAGAGCTGGTCAAACGACGAAGCGCAGGAGAGCCGCTACAGTATATTCTGG GATCTGCTGATTTTGGACCATTAAACATCCGCTGCCAAAAGCCAGTACTCATTCCCCGTCCAGAGACAGTACACGTCTTCACTCGCCTATCATCTaccattctctcctctgTACCGTCTCTCACCTCTGCATCCCGTCCTTCAGAACCTTTACCTATCCTTGACCTCTGCACTGGAACGGCTTGTATACCCCTATTACTTGCGCACTTGAACCCTCTTTCGACAGCTGTTGGAATTGACAATTCTCCAGCGGCAGTTAGCCTCGGAGGGGCAAATGCCAAGACGCTCgggatggaggagagggtgaaAGTGCGGTATGGCAATGTTTTCGCTGAACCGGCAAGGCTTctgggaagggaaggaaaggttGGACTAGTGGTTAGCAACCCTCCGTATATCCCGttgaaggaatgggaacaATTACCGAAGAGTGTAAAAGATTGGGAAAGTCCAGCAGCTTTGCttggggatggaaagaaagatggagagggacTGGCTTTTTACGAGAGGATTGCGGCAATGCTTCCAGATCTACTTCTGGAtgaaagggagatggacaagaagggatggaaggggatTCCCCGAGTCGCTGTTGAAGTTGGATTGAGTCAAGCAAggaaagtggaagagattTTCAAGAGCGAACAGATTAAGAAGACGGAGATCTGGCAAGATCAATTTGGTCTGGATAGGATGGTGGTTGGATGGTCATAG